Proteins from one Actinopolymorpha sp. NPDC004070 genomic window:
- the mutM gene encoding bifunctional DNA-formamidopyrimidine glycosylase/DNA-(apurinic or apyrimidinic site) lyase, whose amino-acid sequence MPELPEVEVVRAGIEKLVVGHAIATVAVGHPRPVRRHLAGPQDFADQLLGHRIVGARRRGKYLWLPLDSSDALLAHLGMSGQFVVVPTERPDEPHLRVRFTFTDQPTWELRFVDQRMFGGLSISPGGAELPAEISHIARDPIDPEFADDEFVAALRRRRTGVKRALLDQRLISGVGNIYADEALWRARLHYARATDTLRRAEARTLLAEVRTVMNAALAAGGTSFDSMYINVNGESGYFARSLSVYGREGEPCERCGNAVRRDPFMNRSSFTCPKCQPRPRRGRW is encoded by the coding sequence ATGCCGGAGTTGCCCGAGGTCGAGGTCGTCCGCGCGGGGATCGAGAAGCTGGTCGTCGGGCACGCGATCGCCACTGTGGCGGTCGGTCATCCCCGGCCGGTACGCCGGCACCTGGCCGGCCCTCAGGACTTCGCCGACCAGCTCCTCGGGCACCGCATCGTGGGGGCCCGGCGGCGCGGGAAGTATCTGTGGCTTCCGCTGGACAGCAGTGACGCCTTGCTGGCTCATCTGGGAATGAGCGGCCAGTTCGTCGTCGTACCCACCGAGCGCCCGGACGAACCCCATCTGCGGGTGAGATTCACGTTCACCGACCAGCCGACGTGGGAGCTGCGGTTCGTCGACCAGCGGATGTTCGGCGGCCTGTCGATCAGTCCCGGCGGCGCGGAGCTGCCGGCCGAGATCTCACACATCGCCCGGGATCCGATCGATCCCGAGTTCGCCGACGACGAGTTCGTCGCCGCGCTGCGCCGCCGGCGTACCGGTGTCAAGCGCGCCTTGCTCGACCAGCGGCTGATCTCGGGCGTGGGCAACATCTACGCCGACGAGGCGTTGTGGCGGGCCCGGCTGCACTACGCCCGGGCGACCGACACGCTGCGCCGGGCGGAGGCGCGGACGCTGTTGGCAGAAGTCCGCACGGTGATGAACGCCGCTCTGGCCGCCGGTGGCACGTCGTTCGACAGCATGTACATCAACGTCAACGGTGAAAGCGGTTACTTCGCGCGTTCGCTTTCTGTGTACGGCAGGGAAGGCGAGCCCTGTGAACGTTGCGGAAACGCCGTGCGGCGGGATCCCTTCATGAATCGGTCATCCTTCACGTGCCCGAAGTGCCAGCCCCGTCCGCGTCGCGGCCGATGGTGA
- a CDS encoding BlaI/MecI/CopY family transcriptional regulator, with protein MARLGNLEREVMEHVWSATEPVTVREVHEALAVERDLAYTTVMTVLDRLAKKGVVLRVRDGRAYRYQAAAGKDQLVADLMREALDGAGSGANRAAALVRFVDQASPEEAAALREALAEVDALAARPSRRRTPRS; from the coding sequence ATGGCGCGGTTGGGAAACCTCGAACGCGAGGTCATGGAACACGTCTGGTCGGCCACCGAGCCGGTCACGGTGCGCGAGGTCCACGAGGCGCTCGCGGTCGAACGTGACCTGGCCTACACCACGGTGATGACGGTGCTGGACCGGCTGGCGAAGAAGGGTGTCGTGCTCAGGGTCCGCGACGGCCGTGCCTACCGCTACCAGGCGGCCGCGGGCAAGGACCAGTTGGTCGCCGACCTGATGCGCGAGGCGCTCGACGGCGCCGGCAGCGGCGCCAACCGGGCCGCCGCCCTCGTCCGGTTCGTCGACCAGGCGTCCCCGGAGGAGGCGGCCGCCCTGCGCGAGGCTCTCGCCGAGGTGGACGCACTCGCCGCCCGGCCCTCCCGCCGACGGACCCCCCGGAGCTGA
- a CDS encoding iron-siderophore ABC transporter substrate-binding protein: protein MSPASVRRVRAALAGVLLAVLPAAGLVACSGGGSPAPGISTSSGPSATPSVSATVSASASPASAAARARAARAARVAAPKPVTVSDVNGAVRLKAPARRVVALDWTYAEDLLAVGVRPVGVADRAGYAAWVGGGPRLDRTTVEVGPRQQPDPTVVRALRPDLILIGKDETNALVAQMRRIAPVLVFDPYRSDMSAWDEMRTTFVAVARAVGRDDQAAWVLRGLDEAIARNRLKLAAAGAANLPVALAQGYSAEGVPTIRMFGRTSLAGDLVNRLGLQNDWRGEPDQYGLSTVGPADLGQVSSADFLYLADPRNDIFTGAMTDGPDWRGLAFAAEGRVHRLGARTWFFGGPLSTRACADALTRALT, encoded by the coding sequence GTGAGTCCCGCTTCCGTACGACGTGTCCGCGCCGCCCTGGCCGGCGTACTGCTCGCCGTACTGCCCGCCGCCGGACTGGTGGCCTGTTCCGGTGGGGGGTCGCCGGCACCGGGCATCTCGACTTCCTCGGGTCCCTCGGCGACTCCGAGTGTGTCCGCGACCGTGAGCGCCTCCGCGAGCCCGGCGTCCGCGGCCGCGCGTGCCCGGGCTGCTCGGGCGGCCCGGGTTGCCGCGCCGAAACCGGTGACCGTCTCCGACGTGAACGGTGCGGTGCGGCTGAAGGCACCCGCCCGCCGGGTGGTGGCGCTGGACTGGACGTACGCCGAGGACCTGCTGGCGGTCGGTGTCCGTCCGGTCGGCGTGGCGGACAGGGCCGGCTACGCGGCCTGGGTCGGTGGGGGTCCCCGGCTGGACCGCACCACGGTCGAGGTCGGGCCGCGCCAGCAGCCCGACCCGACGGTCGTACGGGCCCTGCGGCCCGACCTCATCCTGATCGGCAAGGACGAGACCAACGCCCTGGTGGCGCAGATGCGCCGCATTGCGCCGGTGCTGGTGTTCGACCCGTACCGGTCCGACATGTCCGCCTGGGACGAGATGCGGACGACGTTCGTGGCGGTGGCCCGGGCGGTCGGCCGTGACGACCAGGCCGCCTGGGTCCTGCGCGGGCTGGACGAGGCGATCGCACGGAACCGGTTGAAGCTGGCCGCCGCGGGTGCGGCGAACCTGCCGGTGGCGCTCGCCCAGGGTTACTCCGCGGAGGGTGTGCCCACGATCCGGATGTTCGGCCGGACCTCGCTGGCAGGTGATCTGGTGAACCGGCTGGGCCTGCAGAACGACTGGCGGGGGGAGCCGGACCAGTACGGCCTGTCGACGGTCGGTCCGGCCGACCTCGGCCAGGTGTCCTCGGCGGACTTCCTCTACCTGGCCGACCCGCGCAACGACATCTTCACCGGCGCCATGACCGACGGGCCGGACTGGCGGGGGCTGGCCTTCGCGGCCGAGGGCCGGGTGCACCGGCTCGGGGCGAGGACGTGGTTCTTCGGCGGTCCACTGTCAACCCGGGCCTGCGCCGACGCGCTCACGCGTGCGCTGACCTGA
- the smc gene encoding chromosome segregation protein SMC, protein MYLKSLTLRGFKSFASSTTLHFEPGITCVVGPNGSGKSNVVDAIAWVMGEQGVKSLRGGKMEDVIFAGTSGRAPLGRAEVILTIDNSDGALPIDYAEVTISRMMFRNGGSEYSINGRTSRLLDVQELLSDSGIGREMHVIVGQGRLDSILHATPEDRRGFVEEAAGVLKHRKRKEKALRKLDATEGNLTRLQDLLSEIRRALRPLGKQAEAARKAAVIQADARDARLRLLADDLVQLTTTLAQEVADESAVRERRAAVERELSVAQAQEAELEESLRADAPRVARAQETWYRLSSLKERLGGTAGLAAERSRHLAEAREEERPGRDPDQLEEEARRVRAEEEAIAAETESHREALDQAVGHRQASERALAEEERRIAALSRAAADRREGLARLTGQVNSVRSRLEAREAEVERLTAARAEASERAEQAQEEFVAVESQVASLDAGERGLDAEYETAQAALEALEEQLVTLRQDQQEAERERAALAARKEALELGLARKDGAAELLAATERVSGQLGSVAALLSVEPGYEAAVAGALGRAADAVAVESVDSAVAALHHLRTEDLGRAGLLVGGAGPGAEGAPSDWPALPPGARYAVDVASAPAQVLPALVRLLARVAVVDDLAAARALVADQPDVMAVTREGDLLGAHTAYGGSSAQPSLLEVQAAVDDATERLREASARAERLRAERTEAEERRKAAAATAEQALGRLHESDAELAAVAERLGQLGSAARSAQAEAERLGTAIEEARQAVVRDQSGLGELQERLSTAEDSPDEEPSTDERDRLAEVCRDARQREMEARLGLRTAEERGRAMSGRADSLERAAREERAARERARVRRERRAREAQVATAVLSAVRQVLTRLDGSLAEAGRERQEAEQARTAREAQINTVRQKVRALAGELDELTDSVHRDEMARAEQRLRIEQLETRAIEELGVDPETLAREYGPEVPVPPSQPAPGEEAQGEPRPYDRAEQTKRLKAAERQLNLLGKVNPLALEEFAAMEERHTFLSRQLEDLRATRKDLMEIVREVDERVEQVFTAAYRDVEKQFEQVFDRLFPGGDGRLVLTNPDDMLTTGIEVEARPPGKKVKRLSLLSGGERSLVAVAFLVALFKARPSPFYLLDEVEAALDDTNLGRLLEIYEELRENSQLLVVTHQKRTMEVADALYGVSMRGDGVSAVISQRMREAESA, encoded by the coding sequence TTGTACCTCAAGAGCCTGACGCTCCGTGGGTTCAAGTCGTTCGCGTCCTCGACGACCCTGCACTTCGAGCCCGGCATCACCTGCGTGGTCGGCCCGAACGGCTCGGGCAAGAGCAACGTCGTGGACGCGATCGCCTGGGTGATGGGTGAGCAGGGGGTCAAGAGCCTGCGCGGCGGCAAGATGGAGGACGTCATCTTCGCCGGCACGTCCGGGCGGGCCCCGCTGGGCCGGGCCGAGGTGATCCTCACCATCGACAACAGCGACGGCGCTCTGCCGATCGACTACGCCGAGGTCACCATCAGCCGGATGATGTTCCGCAACGGCGGCTCGGAGTACAGCATCAACGGCCGCACCTCCCGGCTCCTCGACGTCCAGGAACTCCTCTCCGACTCCGGCATCGGCCGGGAGATGCACGTCATCGTCGGACAGGGCCGGCTCGACTCGATCCTGCACGCGACCCCGGAGGACCGGCGCGGCTTCGTCGAGGAGGCGGCCGGCGTCCTCAAGCACCGCAAGCGCAAGGAGAAGGCGCTGCGGAAGCTGGACGCCACCGAGGGAAACCTCACCCGGCTGCAGGACCTTCTGTCCGAGATCCGGCGTGCGCTGCGGCCGTTGGGCAAACAGGCCGAGGCGGCCCGCAAGGCCGCGGTGATCCAGGCCGACGCGCGCGACGCCCGGTTGCGGCTGCTCGCCGACGATCTCGTCCAGCTCACCACGACGCTCGCCCAGGAGGTGGCCGACGAGTCCGCCGTACGCGAGCGCCGCGCCGCTGTCGAGCGCGAGCTGAGCGTCGCCCAGGCGCAGGAGGCCGAGCTGGAGGAGAGCCTGCGGGCCGACGCGCCGCGGGTGGCCCGGGCACAGGAGACGTGGTACCGCCTGTCCAGCCTGAAGGAACGGCTGGGCGGCACCGCCGGACTGGCCGCCGAACGCAGCCGCCATCTCGCCGAGGCCCGCGAGGAGGAACGCCCCGGGCGCGACCCCGATCAGCTGGAGGAGGAGGCCCGCCGGGTGCGGGCCGAGGAGGAGGCAATCGCCGCGGAGACCGAGTCCCACCGCGAGGCGCTGGACCAGGCGGTCGGACACCGGCAGGCCTCAGAGCGCGCGCTGGCGGAGGAGGAACGCCGGATCGCCGCGCTGTCCCGGGCCGCCGCCGACCGGCGCGAGGGCCTGGCCCGGCTCACCGGCCAGGTCAACTCCGTCCGCAGCCGGCTGGAGGCCCGCGAGGCCGAGGTGGAGCGGCTCACCGCCGCCCGCGCCGAGGCGAGCGAGCGCGCGGAGCAGGCGCAGGAGGAGTTCGTCGCGGTGGAGAGCCAGGTGGCGAGCCTGGACGCCGGCGAACGCGGTCTGGACGCGGAGTACGAAACCGCCCAGGCCGCCCTGGAGGCGCTCGAGGAACAACTCGTGACGCTGCGCCAGGACCAGCAGGAGGCCGAACGCGAGCGGGCCGCGCTGGCCGCCCGCAAGGAGGCGCTGGAGCTGGGCCTGGCCCGCAAGGACGGCGCCGCCGAGCTGCTCGCCGCCACCGAACGCGTGTCCGGACAGCTCGGCTCGGTCGCCGCCCTGCTGTCGGTGGAGCCCGGCTACGAGGCGGCCGTCGCCGGCGCGCTGGGCCGGGCTGCCGACGCGGTGGCGGTGGAGTCGGTCGACTCGGCCGTGGCCGCGCTGCACCACCTGCGTACCGAGGATCTGGGCCGGGCCGGGCTGCTGGTCGGCGGTGCCGGACCGGGCGCCGAGGGCGCGCCGTCGGACTGGCCGGCGCTGCCTCCGGGTGCCCGCTACGCCGTCGACGTGGCCAGCGCGCCGGCGCAGGTGCTTCCCGCACTGGTCCGGCTGCTGGCCAGGGTCGCCGTGGTCGACGACCTCGCGGCGGCCCGGGCGCTGGTCGCCGACCAGCCGGACGTGATGGCCGTGACCCGCGAGGGCGACCTGCTGGGCGCCCACACCGCGTACGGCGGTTCGTCGGCCCAGCCCAGCCTGCTGGAGGTCCAGGCCGCCGTCGACGACGCCACCGAGCGACTGCGCGAGGCGAGCGCCCGCGCCGAGCGGCTGCGGGCCGAGCGCACCGAGGCGGAGGAGCGCCGCAAGGCCGCCGCCGCCACCGCGGAGCAGGCGCTCGGCCGGCTGCACGAGTCCGACGCCGAGCTCGCCGCTGTAGCCGAACGCCTGGGCCAGCTCGGCTCGGCGGCCCGGTCGGCGCAGGCAGAGGCCGAGCGGCTCGGCACCGCCATCGAGGAGGCCCGGCAGGCCGTCGTCCGCGACCAGAGCGGGCTGGGCGAGCTGCAGGAGCGGCTGTCCACCGCCGAGGACAGCCCGGACGAGGAGCCCTCCACCGACGAACGCGACCGGCTCGCCGAGGTGTGCCGCGACGCCCGTCAGCGTGAGATGGAGGCCCGCCTCGGGCTCCGTACCGCCGAGGAACGCGGCCGGGCGATGTCCGGCCGGGCAGACTCCCTCGAGCGGGCGGCCCGCGAGGAGCGCGCGGCCCGCGAACGCGCCCGGGTGCGCCGCGAACGCCGTGCCCGCGAGGCCCAGGTCGCCACCGCCGTTCTTTCCGCCGTACGACAGGTCCTCACCCGCCTGGACGGCTCGCTGGCCGAGGCCGGGCGGGAGCGCCAGGAGGCCGAGCAGGCCCGCACCGCCCGCGAGGCGCAGATCAACACCGTCCGGCAGAAGGTCCGCGCCCTGGCCGGGGAGCTGGACGAGCTGACCGACTCGGTGCACCGCGACGAGATGGCGCGGGCCGAGCAGCGGCTGCGGATCGAGCAGCTGGAGACCCGCGCCATCGAGGAGCTCGGCGTCGACCCGGAGACCCTCGCCCGCGAGTACGGCCCGGAGGTGCCCGTCCCGCCGTCCCAGCCCGCACCGGGTGAGGAGGCGCAGGGTGAGCCGCGGCCCTACGACCGGGCCGAGCAGACCAAGCGGCTCAAGGCCGCCGAGCGGCAGCTGAACCTGCTGGGAAAGGTCAACCCGCTCGCGCTGGAGGAGTTCGCGGCGATGGAGGAACGCCACACGTTCCTGTCCCGCCAGCTGGAGGACCTCCGCGCCACCCGCAAGGACCTGATGGAGATCGTCCGGGAGGTCGACGAGCGCGTCGAGCAGGTGTTCACCGCCGCCTACCGCGACGTGGAGAAGCAGTTCGAGCAGGTGTTCGACCGGCTCTTCCCGGGTGGGGACGGGCGACTCGTCCTGACCAACCCCGACGACATGCTCACCACCGGCATCGAGGTCGAGGCCCGCCCGCCGGGCAAGAAGGTCAAGCGCCTCTCGCTGCTGTCCGGCGGCGAACGCTCGCTGGTCGCGGTGGCGTTCCTGGTCGCGTTGTTCAAGGCCCGGCCCAGCCCGTTCTACCTCCTCGACGAGGTGGAGGCGGCGCTGGACGACACCAACCTCGGCCGGCTGCTGGAGATCTACGAGGAGCTGCGGGAGAACAGCCAGCTGCTCGTCGTCACCCACCAGAAGCGAACGATGGAGGTCGCGGACGCGCTGTACGGCGTGTCGATGCGCGGCGACGGCGTGTCGGCGGTGATCAGTCAGCGGATGCGCGAGGCGGAGTCCGCGTAG
- the rnc gene encoding ribonuclease III, whose protein sequence is MDRLGGTVAYAELNTKLGLVLDDALLERALTHRSYAYENGGLPTNERLEFLGDAVLGLVITDALFRTHPDLSEGQLAKLRAAVVNMRALADVARRLDLGKYLRLGRGEETTGGRDKSSILGDAVEAVIGAVYLAGGFPLAQEFVHRLFDPLLEASARLGAGLDWKTSLQELTARASLGVPEYVVEERGPDHEKVFTAHVVVGGTDYGVGTGRSKKEAEQQAAEAAWTAIRTMLGESTDGSADRSAGGTAGAAPA, encoded by the coding sequence GTGGATCGCCTCGGGGGGACAGTGGCGTACGCCGAGCTGAACACCAAGCTTGGTCTGGTGCTGGACGACGCGTTGCTCGAACGCGCGCTGACGCACCGGTCGTACGCCTACGAGAACGGCGGCCTGCCGACCAACGAGCGCCTGGAGTTCCTGGGCGACGCGGTGCTCGGCCTGGTGATCACCGACGCGCTGTTCCGCACGCATCCCGACCTGTCCGAGGGACAGCTCGCGAAGCTGCGGGCGGCGGTGGTCAACATGCGGGCACTCGCCGACGTCGCCCGCCGGCTCGACCTGGGCAAGTACCTCCGTCTCGGCCGCGGTGAGGAGACCACCGGCGGCCGGGACAAGTCGTCGATCCTGGGCGACGCGGTCGAGGCGGTCATCGGCGCGGTCTACCTCGCCGGCGGGTTCCCGCTGGCGCAGGAGTTCGTCCACCGGCTTTTCGACCCGCTGCTGGAGGCGTCGGCCCGGCTGGGCGCCGGTCTGGACTGGAAGACCAGCCTGCAGGAGCTCACGGCACGTGCCTCGCTGGGCGTGCCGGAGTACGTCGTGGAGGAACGCGGCCCCGACCACGAGAAGGTGTTCACCGCCCACGTGGTGGTCGGTGGCACCGACTACGGCGTCGGCACCGGCCGCAGCAAGAAGGAAGCCGAGCAGCAGGCTGCCGAGGCGGCCTGGACGGCGATCCGCACCATGCTGGGTGAGAGCACCGACGGCTCCGCCGACCGGTCGGCCGGCGGCACCGCGGGTGCCGCTCCGGCCTGA
- a CDS encoding cytochrome ubiquinol oxidase subunit I, which translates to MGAVDLARWQFGITTVYHFLFVPLSIGLSAIVAGLQTAWFVTRARRYLTLTKLFGKIFIVNFAVGIVTGLIQEFQFGMNWSAYSRFVGDIFGVPLAIEGLLAFFLESTFLGLWVFGWDRLPRVVHLGCIWLVAIGTQISAYVILSVNAWMQHPVGYRIDPATGRAELTDFTALLTNPVAIQAGLHTAAACLLTGGALVAGVAFGHLARPRTTEAARAAFRTAAKVGSSVVAAAALGVVVTGDSMMKLMTQLQPMKVAAAEGLFDTEQPAGFSLLTLGTADGRRELWSFRFPDLLSFLATGSFTGKVEGVNQLQQKAVAAFGPGDYVPNVPVTYWSFRLMMGFGLLAAFLALVGLLVLRRPGLLANRWVPRVALTVPFLPLLANSFGWLFTEGGRQPWLAYGLFQTADGVSPGTAAWQVAVSLAVFTVVYGVLAVVELGLLRRVARQVPDLPPGDGADAARPGRDAGDRDGEDADRPTTFAY; encoded by the coding sequence ATGGGTGCAGTCGACCTCGCGCGGTGGCAGTTCGGCATCACCACCGTCTACCACTTTCTCTTCGTTCCGCTGTCGATCGGCCTGTCGGCGATCGTGGCCGGTCTGCAGACGGCGTGGTTCGTCACCAGGGCCCGGCGCTACCTGACGTTGACGAAGCTCTTCGGCAAGATCTTCATCGTCAACTTCGCGGTCGGCATCGTGACCGGGCTGATCCAGGAGTTCCAGTTCGGGATGAACTGGAGCGCCTACTCGCGGTTCGTCGGCGACATCTTCGGTGTGCCGCTGGCCATCGAGGGACTGCTCGCCTTCTTCCTGGAGTCGACGTTCCTCGGCCTGTGGGTGTTCGGGTGGGACCGGCTGCCGCGGGTGGTGCACCTCGGTTGCATCTGGCTGGTCGCCATCGGCACCCAGATCTCGGCGTACGTCATCCTGAGTGTGAACGCCTGGATGCAGCATCCCGTCGGCTACCGGATCGACCCGGCGACCGGACGGGCCGAACTCACCGACTTCACCGCCCTGCTGACCAACCCGGTCGCGATCCAGGCCGGGCTGCACACCGCGGCCGCGTGCCTGCTCACCGGCGGCGCGCTCGTGGCGGGCGTGGCGTTCGGGCACCTGGCCCGCCCGCGCACGACCGAGGCCGCCCGGGCGGCGTTTCGTACTGCCGCCAAGGTGGGATCGAGCGTGGTGGCCGCGGCTGCCCTGGGCGTGGTCGTCACCGGCGACTCGATGATGAAGCTGATGACCCAGCTGCAACCGATGAAGGTGGCCGCGGCCGAGGGGCTGTTCGACACCGAGCAGCCCGCGGGCTTCTCGCTGCTGACTCTCGGGACCGCGGACGGGCGTCGTGAGCTGTGGAGCTTCAGGTTTCCCGACCTGCTGTCGTTCCTGGCCACCGGAAGCTTCACCGGCAAGGTGGAGGGCGTCAACCAGCTGCAGCAGAAGGCGGTCGCGGCGTTCGGGCCCGGCGACTACGTGCCGAACGTGCCGGTGACCTACTGGAGCTTCCGGCTGATGATGGGCTTCGGGCTGCTCGCGGCGTTCCTCGCCCTGGTCGGGCTGCTGGTGCTGCGCCGGCCGGGCCTGCTCGCCAACCGCTGGGTTCCCCGGGTCGCGCTGACGGTGCCGTTCCTGCCCCTGCTGGCGAACAGTTTCGGCTGGCTGTTCACCGAGGGCGGCCGTCAACCGTGGCTTGCGTACGGGCTGTTCCAGACCGCGGACGGGGTCTCGCCGGGCACCGCTGCCTGGCAGGTGGCCGTGTCGCTGGCCGTGTTCACCGTCGTGTACGGCGTCCTGGCCGTGGTGGAGCTGGGTCTGTTGCGGCGGGTCGCGCGGCAGGTGCCCGACCTGCCACCGGGCGACGGCGCGGATGCCGCACGTCCCGGACGCGACGCCGGCGACCGGGACGGCGAGGATGCCGACCGCCCGACCACCTTCGCCTACTGA
- a CDS encoding M56 family metallopeptidase: protein MTPVVLGALALLLTWPVPELLGRARWPSLVPRAALVLWQALALAAVLAALGAGLSLGTDVLLRPGQGAAQTALQLVVTLLTVVVAIRLAWATLLVAIRTRARRRHHRMVVDLVGTPGERLGEEFGIRVLAEATPFAYCLPGVRCSRVVVSSGALDQLAPEELEAVLAHERAHLRARHDLVLEAFTALRQAFPRSVRSRTAFDRAHLLVEMLADDAARRRVGAPPVARALVTLASTPAAPAGGLAAGGTGTLARVRRLAQPGEPHRALATATYLAAAALVVVPTLTLAVPWLARLVEHLA, encoded by the coding sequence ATGACGCCGGTCGTCCTGGGTGCGCTGGCGCTGCTTCTCACCTGGCCCGTGCCCGAACTCCTCGGCCGCGCCCGGTGGCCCTCGCTGGTGCCACGTGCCGCGCTGGTGCTGTGGCAGGCGCTGGCACTGGCCGCCGTCCTCGCCGCTCTCGGTGCCGGCCTGAGCCTGGGCACCGACGTCCTGTTGCGCCCCGGCCAGGGCGCCGCACAGACCGCCCTGCAGCTTGTGGTGACGCTGCTCACCGTGGTGGTGGCGATCAGGCTGGCGTGGGCGACCCTGCTGGTCGCGATCCGCACCCGGGCCCGGCGCCGCCACCACCGGATGGTGGTCGACCTGGTGGGTACGCCGGGCGAGCGCCTCGGGGAAGAGTTCGGCATCCGGGTGCTCGCCGAGGCCACGCCGTTCGCGTACTGCCTGCCGGGGGTGCGGTGCTCGCGCGTCGTGGTGTCCTCCGGTGCCCTGGACCAGCTCGCCCCCGAGGAACTGGAGGCGGTGCTCGCGCACGAACGCGCGCACCTGCGAGCTCGCCACGACCTGGTGCTGGAGGCGTTCACCGCGCTGCGGCAGGCGTTTCCGCGGTCGGTACGCAGCCGCACGGCGTTCGACCGCGCACACCTGCTGGTGGAGATGCTCGCCGACGACGCCGCCCGGCGCCGGGTTGGTGCTCCCCCGGTCGCCCGCGCGCTGGTGACGCTGGCGTCCACCCCAGCCGCACCGGCCGGCGGACTGGCCGCGGGTGGCACCGGGACGCTGGCCCGGGTGCGCCGGCTGGCCCAGCCCGGCGAGCCCCACCGGGCCCTCGCCACCGCCACCTACCTCGCGGCGGCCGCGCTGGTGGTCGTGCCGACGCTCACCCTGGCCGTGCCGTGGCTGGCCCGACTGGTCGAACACCTGGCCTGA
- a CDS encoding acyltransferase family protein: MTSAAEPGTPSPDPVRPSADGAVTGGAATEPRPEETTRAAKTRDPFFDNAKYIAIVLVVAGHAMEALRDVPVGKALYLFLYMFHMPVFIIVSGYFSRRFPYSKNKARKLITQLLVPYVLFQIVYMAIGRFVGGHDVNPTLLDPYFLVWFLLALFAWRLSTPVWLRIRWPLAVAVLISLAAGLQELPGVLETGRILSLLPFFVLGMMLKPEHFAYLRRRWVRILAVPVLAGGLVVAYWAQTRMSVEWVFWRRSNEYLGVDNLTGTAMRVGMLVCATALSAAFLALVPSRRTWFTALGAITLYVYLLHGVPVKVADYLGWYDHPALHTTLGVLAVAVAGMLLAGLLSTPPVRAATRWAVEPKLAWAFRSRPRELG; encoded by the coding sequence GTGACCTCTGCCGCTGAACCCGGAACCCCCTCGCCCGACCCGGTGCGACCGTCCGCCGACGGTGCCGTCACCGGCGGCGCCGCCACGGAGCCCAGGCCCGAGGAGACCACCCGGGCGGCGAAGACGCGCGACCCGTTCTTCGACAACGCGAAGTACATCGCCATCGTGCTGGTGGTGGCCGGTCACGCGATGGAGGCGCTGCGTGACGTGCCGGTGGGGAAGGCGCTCTACCTCTTCCTGTACATGTTCCACATGCCGGTGTTCATCATCGTCTCCGGCTACTTCTCCCGGCGCTTCCCGTACTCGAAGAACAAGGCCCGCAAGCTCATCACCCAGTTGCTGGTGCCGTACGTCCTGTTCCAGATCGTGTACATGGCGATCGGCCGGTTCGTCGGCGGCCACGATGTCAACCCGACCTTGCTCGACCCGTACTTCCTGGTGTGGTTCCTGCTGGCGTTGTTCGCCTGGCGGCTGTCGACGCCTGTCTGGCTGCGGATCCGCTGGCCGCTGGCGGTGGCGGTGCTGATCTCGCTGGCGGCCGGGCTGCAGGAGCTTCCGGGCGTACTGGAAACCGGACGGATCCTCAGCCTGCTGCCGTTCTTCGTGCTGGGGATGATGCTGAAGCCGGAGCACTTCGCATATCTTCGGCGGCGCTGGGTGCGGATCCTGGCCGTTCCGGTGCTGGCCGGCGGCCTGGTGGTCGCGTACTGGGCGCAGACCCGGATGAGCGTGGAGTGGGTGTTCTGGCGGCGCAGCAACGAGTACCTCGGGGTGGACAACCTCACGGGTACGGCCATGCGGGTGGGGATGCTGGTGTGCGCCACGGCCCTGTCCGCGGCCTTCCTCGCGCTCGTGCCCTCGAGGAGGACGTGGTTCACCGCCCTGGGTGCGATCACGCTCTACGTCTACCTTCTGCACGGCGTTCCGGTGAAGGTGGCCGACTACCTCGGGTGGTACGACCACCCCGCCCTGCACACCACTCTCGGCGTCCTGGCCGTCGCGGTGGCCGGGATGCTGCTTGCCGGACTGCTGTCCACGCCGCCCGTGCGGGCGGCGACCAGGTGGGCCGTGGAGCCCAAGCTGGCCTGGGCGTTCCGGTCGCGTCCCCGCGAGCTCGGATAG